A region from the Desulfovibrio sp. TomC genome encodes:
- a CDS encoding IS5/IS1182 family transposase, with the protein MLRKILKRVVNAIGNLADPPLLIFKILLPQRWYNLSDMVEEEALCDRLSFVRFTDLSLDHDEVPDSTRLYRFRQSLVKRNIFKCLLDKLNHQLERQGLLVREGIIVDASVVSSARRPIKVLDVLPEERENDSGDAPDVTTSYSEDADAAWLRKGNRAYYGYKIHAATDSRDGFMLGGQSVRYERFRYCAG; encoded by the coding sequence ATGCTTCGCAAAATACTCAAGCGGGTGGTCAACGCCATCGGCAACCTGGCCGACCCACCACTACTCATATTCAAGATCCTTCTGCCCCAACGGTGGTACAACCTTAGCGACATGGTGGAGGAAGAGGCCTTGTGCGATCGCCTATCCTTTGTCCGGTTCACGGACCTCTCCCTGGACCACGACGAGGTGCCGGACTCCACCAGGCTCTACCGTTTCCGCCAGAGCCTAGTGAAGCGTAATATCTTCAAGTGTCTGCTGGACAAACTCAACCATCAGTTGGAACGCCAGGGATTGCTCGTCCGCGAAGGGATCATTGTCGATGCCAGCGTCGTTTCTTCCGCACGTCGTCCTATCAAAGTTCTCGACGTGCTGCCCGAGGAGCGCGAGAATGATTCCGGTGACGCGCCGGATGTTACCACCAGCTACTCTGAAGATGCCGACGCGGCTTGGCTGCGCAAGGGCAACCGAGCGTATTACGGCTACAAAATCCACGCCGCCACGGACAGCCGGGACGGTTTCATGCTCGGCGGACAATCGGTCCGATACGAAAGATTTCGTTACTGCGCTGGATGA
- a CDS encoding integrase core domain-containing protein encodes RVLEQVVAWRGCPAKLRMDNGPELVSMALADWAEKRGVDLEFIQPGKPTQNSYIERFNRTFRHEVLDFYIFSNLREVREIVEDWLKQYNEQRPHESLGDLTPSEYLAINSPEVSTFDWH; translated from the coding sequence AGGGTGCTGGAACAGGTGGTGGCCTGGAGAGGTTGTCCCGCGAAGCTGCGCATGGATAATGGACCGGAACTCGTGTCCATGGCCCTGGCAGATTGGGCCGAAAAACGAGGCGTGGACCTGGAGTTCATCCAGCCAGGCAAGCCAACACAGAATTCGTACATCGAGCGGTTTAATCGCACCTTCCGCCATGAGGTACTGGACTTCTATATTTTCAGCAACTTGCGCGAAGTCCGAGAGATCGTAGAGGACTGGCTGAAGCAATACAACGAACAACGGCCCCATGAGTCACTCGGAGACCTCACCCCGTCCGAGTACCTCGCCATCAACTCGCCAGAGGTCTCAACTTTCGACTGGCACTAA